One genomic segment of Helianthus annuus cultivar XRQ/B chromosome 14, HanXRQr2.0-SUNRISE, whole genome shotgun sequence includes these proteins:
- the LOC110906855 gene encoding uncharacterized protein LOC110906855: MYAVELKIIQGFKPTKNEWYVKESGRRRRFATPIAEGVGSSSQPKKKQKKKIQTILVDEPEDDIPTDDVEKEQEVSTGEDFMLDTDVFETGTEVVADVDKEKEKTVDDIEGDDVDKDTTSSSSMSEFEMVDTRESEKRMREELEKEKLLRKRKRTEKEDELYVPSPEHDSASKSSSRVTKKVGGRKKSTSKVRMTKRPQKILNTPPSQATSSHQLTPPQSPIHQSPPLLKLEKRIDEVIAENKKWVDECKRITERERFLAGKVQRLEVRVSELEEEKSRRESENEYYKLKNKELMAAKALHEHKFYMLNRVVESMLETSVEQKYEELKLDDLRAERKAEVERQMKDKGKAVEGSSAMSIVPSMVVDNPVPISSVPGDDDDDAARDSGVRVTEAAKEKVVEDLLNDTVNEESGEAGGKGESSKNQIVEHHEPLFLCLDVYREMLNDVNPENPIDLEADLESFDINKQKDYKYNYVADADQYDRVEVEDCSDNEDVPEDTSKLPTLMEFFTAENRDELRQKVTEAVNENVFECLRKEAEQVNQSNVEKEDHSKWFKDGHERKFKRPLNWGFLPQVNAYAVRREFGVQYFKRLYDIMSLPWWDVDELSQVRTLEYEVRQNDKAMWGFKSVIMT, from the exons ATGTATGCTGTTGAATTGAAAATCATTCAAGGTTTTAAACCTACGAAGAATGAATGGTATGTAAAAGAGTCTGGACGAAGACGTAGATTCGCGACTCCAATAGCTGAAGGGGTAGGTTCATCGTCTCaaccaaagaagaaacaaaagaaaaagaTTCAAACTATATTGGTTGATGAACCTGAAGATGATATTCCTACTGATGATGTGGAAAAGGAACAAGAAGTGTCTACTGGTGAAGATTTTATGCTTGATACAGATGTGTTTGAAACAGGGACAGAAGTTGTGGCAGATGTTgataaagagaaagaaaagacAGTGGATGATATAGAAGGTGATGATGTAGATAAAGACACAACTAGTTCATCTAGTATGTCTGAATTTGAGATGGTGGATACACGAGAAAGTGAGAAACGTATGAGAGAGGAGTTGGAGAAAGAAAAGCTgttaagaaagagaaagagaacagAGAAAGAAGATGAATTGTATGTGCCTTCGCCTGAACATGATTCCGCTTCTAAGTCTTCTTCAAGAGTTACAAAGAAAGTTGGTGGTAGAAAGAAGAGTACTTCAAAGGTTAGGATGACAAAACGTCCTCAAAAGATCTTGAATACACCTCCTTCTCAAGCAACATCTTCACACCAACTTACACCTCCTCAATCTCCTATACATCAATCTCCTCCTC TCTTAAAGttggaaaagagaattgatgaGGTGATAGCAGAAAACAAAAAGTGGGTAGATGAATGTAAAAGAATTACTGAAAGAGAAAGGTTTCTTGCTGGTAAAGTGCAGAGATTAGAAG ttcgagtgtctgaGTTAGAAGAGGAGAAGAGTCGTCGAGAAAGtgagaacgagtactataagCTGAAAAACAAAGAACttatggctgctaaagcactACATGAACATAAGTTTTACATGCTGAATAGGGTTGTGGAAAGTATGTTGGAGACGTCTGTGGAACAAAAGTATGAAGAATTGAAGTTGGATGATCTTCGTGCTGAACGTAAAGCAGAAGTTGAGAGGCAAATGAAAGACAAAGGTAAAGCTGTTGAAGGAAGTTCTGCAATGTCGATTGTGCCTTCAATGGTGGTAGATAATCCAGTGCCTATATCCTCAGTACCGG gtgatgatgatgatgatgctgcaAGAGATTCTGGTGTGAGAGTTACTGAAGCTGCAAAAGAAAAAGTTGTAGAAGATCTGCTGAACGACACAGTAAATGAGGAAAGTGGTGAAGCTGGGGGAAAGGGGGAGTCGAGCAAGAATCAGATTGTAGAGCATCACGAACCCCTGTTCTTATGTCTAGATGTGTATAGGGAGATGTTAAATGATGTAAACCCTGAGAATCCAATTGATCTTGAAGCTGATCTGGAAtcttttgatatcaataaacagaAAGATTACAAGTATAACTATGTTGCGGATGCAGATCAGTACGATAGGGTTGAAGTAGAGGACTGTTCTGATAATGAGGATGTCCCTGAAGATACATCAAAACTTCCAACGTTGATGGAGTTTTTCACAGCTGAAAACAGAGATGAGTTACGCcaaaaggtgactgaagcagtaAATGAAAATGTGTTTGAGTGTTTGAGAAAAGAAGCTGAACAAGTAAATCAATCAAATGTTGAGAAAGAAGATCATTCAAAATGGTTTAAAGACGGTCATGAAAGAAAGTTCAAGAGGCCTTTGAA TTGGGGTTTTCTTCCTCAGGTCAATGCCTATGCAGTCAGAAGAGAATTTGGTGTCCAGTACTTTaaacgtttatatgacattatgtcattacctTGGTGGGATGTCGATGAGTTATCTCAGGTGAGAACATTGGAGTATGAGGTGAGACAGAATGATAAAGCAATGTGGGGATTTAAGTCAGTAATTAtgacttaa